One Setaria viridis chromosome 5, Setaria_viridis_v4.0, whole genome shotgun sequence genomic region harbors:
- the LOC117856453 gene encoding probable E3 ubiquitin-protein ligase RHC1A yields the protein MSNRATHWCYACRRPIRLRGQDIICPNCNDGFIQEISEMGGTLNTYGLVDPDFEERRARRFGMMEAMSSLMRQRMAETDIDSLFDIHGRQGTSTEHGRRPTSVPTLLFGSNPAPRADSGNVNVVFSGGRRLGIDRPNFSRFLVGPSLEALFEQLLLQSNRQGPAPAPQSAIDSMPVVKINRRHLNDDPQCPVCKEKFEIGAEAREMPCKHLYHTDCIIPWLVQHNSCPVCRHPLPSQRSGNANSARAPSAYSNEAAVPGVTEADPEPVPINNGGANQETHSSFSFLWPFGPSSSNPTSYQYEETVDEPAVYDPNQIGYSEWYYDH from the coding sequence ATGTCAAATAGGGCCACACATTGGTGCTATGCCTGTCGGAGACCAATTCGCCTCCGTGGACAGGATATTATATGCCCCAACTGCAATGATGGTTTTATCCAGGAAATCAGTGAGATGGGTGGCACGCTGAACACTTACGGACTAGTTGATCCGGACTTTGAAGAGCGCCGAGCTAGAAGATTTGGGATGATGGAGGCCATGTCTTCCCTTATGCGGCAACGAATGGCAGAAACGGACATAGATAGTTTGTTTGATATCCATGGTAGACAAGGGACCAGTACTGAACATGGAAGGCGTCCAACTTCTGTTCCTACACTGTTATTTGGTAGCAACCCTGCTCCTAGAGCCGACAGTGGCAATGTTAATGTTGTCTTCAGTGGAGGCCGCAGACTTGGCATTGACCGTCCAAATTTCAGTCGCTTCCTTGTCGGTCCCAGCCTTGAAGCTCTATTTGAACAGCTACTACTCCAGAGTAACCGTCAAGGCCCAGCTCCCGCCCCACAGTCAGCCATTGACTCCATGCCTGTGGTGAAGATAAACCGTAGGCATCTCAACGACGATCCACAGTGCCCAGTTTGCAAAGAAAAATTCGAGATTGGAGCAGAGGCGCGGGAGATGCCATGCAAGCACTTGTACCATACTGACTGCATCATCCCCTGGCTTGTTCAGCACAATTCTTGCCCTGTTTGCCGCCATCCGCTGCCATCACAACGATCAGGGAATGCCAATAGCGCCCGCGCACCTTCAGCCTACTCCAACGAGGCTGCTGTTCCTGGTGTCACTGAAGCAGATCCTGAACCTGTGCCAATAAACAATGGTGGTGCAAATCAGGAAACGCACAGCTCCTTCTCGTTTCTCTGGCCATTTGGTCCCTCAAGTTCCAATCCCACTTCTTACCAGTATGAAGAAACTGTTGATGAGCCTGCAGTATATGATCCAAACCAGATAGGATATTCTGAGTGGTACTATGACCACTGA
- the LOC117855930 gene encoding probable auxin efflux carrier component 9 translates to MIPGSAVYHVVEAMAPLYTAAVLGYASVRWLKAFSDEQCAGINHFVALYAVPVLIFHMVSTNDPYHMNERLIAADTLQKAVMLLALTAWAFWAHFRRRRGGDGKAAAVASPIKWVVTNFSVASLPNTIIMGVPLLDGMYGSVSGGLMKQIVVMQFCIWYNVVIFLYEFMAARDGSAKISPVSAAAAPAEKRDRIGENGGSIHAERSQNQVVVNIEITEVAAAADASPTAPPESGAAEAAAAAAEEVAAVPPPAPAQQVPPVMHVVWMAVKKLLQIPNTYASFLGLIWSLMAFKIGFSMPKIVDDSLFTIHTTAVGLSMFASGTFIARQSRFVPCGYTIASLSMVLKFLIGPVIMLLVSLAIGMHGTLLHIAVVQAALPLAVTSFVYAEEYKVHADIMSTGVILGIFISLPVTIVYYILLGL, encoded by the exons ATGATCCCGGGATCGGCCGTGTACCACGTGGTGGAGGCGATGGCGCCGCTGTACACGGCGGCGGTTCTGGGCTACGCGTCCGTGCGGTGGCTCAAGGCCTTCTCCGACGAGCAGTGCGCGGGGATCAACCACTTCGTCGCGCTCTACGCCGTGCCGGTGCTCATCTTCCACATGGTCTCCACCAACGACCCGTACCACATGAACGAGCGCCTCATCGCCGCCGACACGCTGCAGAAGGCCGTCATGCTGCTAGCCCTCACGGCGTGGGCCTTCTGGGCACacttccgccgccggcgcggaggcgacggcaaggcggcggcggtggcttcgCCGATCAAATGGGTGGTCACCAACTTCTCCGTGGCGTCGCTTcccaacaccatcatcatgggCGTGCCGCTCCTCGACGGCATGTACGGCTCCGTGTCGGGGGGACTCATGAAGCAGATCGTCGTCATGCAGTTCTGCATCTGGTACAACGTCGTCATCTTCCTCTACGAGTTCATGGCGGCGCGGGACGGCAGCGCCAAGATCAGCCccgtgtcggcggcggcggcgccggccgagaAGCGCGACCGCATCGGCGAGAACGGCGGAAGCATTCATGCCGAGCGTAGTCAGAACCAGGTGGTCGTCAACATTGAGATCaccgaggtggcggcggcggcggatgcgtcGCCCACGGCACCACCAGAAAGCGGGgccgcagaggcggcggcggcggcggccgaggaggtgGCAGCTgtcccgccgccagcgccggccCAGCAGGTGCCACCGGTGATGCACGTCGTGTGGATGGCGGTGAAGAAGCTTCTCCAGATTCCCAATACCTACGCGAGCTTCCTTGGCCTCATCTGGTCTCTCATGGCATTCAA GATTGGATTCTCGATGCCAAAAATCGTTGACGACTCTCTGTTCACCATCCACACAACCGCAGTTGGGTTGAGCATGTTCGCTTCAG GAACGTTCATAGCGCGTCAGTCACGGTTCGTGCCATGCGGGTACACCATCGCGTCGCTGTCCATGGTCCTCAAGTTCCTGATCGGTCCGGTGATCATGCTGCTCGTCTCGCTCGCCATCGGAATGCACGGCACCCTTCTGCACATTGCTGTCGTACAG GCGGCGCTCCCCCTGGCCGTAACCTCGTTCGTGTACGCGGAGGAGTACAAGGTCCACGCCGACATCATGAGCACCGG GGTTATTCTCGGGATATTCATATCGCTGCCGGTCACGATTGTGTACTACATACTGCTGGGGCTGTGA
- the LOC117855746 gene encoding uncharacterized protein produces MVPSPKFIAKAKPWPKASSARARWIASPSHAHQGTRHPPTHPPARTPPCPAPQRPAPLDPPPPSTLALARMAAEAQAESPGPVPPPPPARGSSSASPEKRALLVPGADDIGGGGEEEEEERRRLPDPKRRRACVAALDSVPTAAAAEAEGAGVPGSGGDADGGASFSFQHARGGFVALETTPKFGSFNPPGEDAELANLDLKPAEGGAGGEGSREADGGAPSASARGAEGNDDSAQVVGGGEVDGQNQT; encoded by the coding sequence ATGGTTCCATCACCAAAATTCATCGCCAAAGCGAAGCCATGGCCCAAGGCGAGCAGCGCACGCGCGCGGTGGATCGCCTCCCCATCCCACGCCCACCAGGGCACCAGGCACCCACCCACGCACCCACCCGCGCGGACTCCCCCCTGCCCAGCGCCGCAGCGCCCCGCGCCCCTCGACCCCCCGCCCCCCTCCACTCTAGCTCTAGCCCGAATGGCGGCGGAGGCCCAGGCCGAGAGCCCCGGGCCggtgccgcctcctcccccggcGCGCGGGAGCTCCTCGGCTTCTCCCGAGAAGCGCGCGCTCCTTGTCCCGGGGGCCGACGACATCGGCGggggcggagaggaggaggaggaagagcggcggcggctgccggacccgaagcggcggcgcgcgtgcgTCGCCGCGCTCGACAGCGttcccacggcggcggccgcggaggcggagggagcgggCGTGCCCGGCTCGGGCGGcgacgcggacggcggcgcgtcCTTCTCGTTCCAGCACGCCCGGGGCGGGTTCGTGGCGCTGGAGACCACGCCCAAGTTCGGCTCCTTCAACCCGCCGGGGGAAGACGCCGAGCTGGCGAACCTCGATCTGAAGCCTGcggagggcggcgccggcggggagggtTCGCGGGAGGCTGACGGTGGAGCCCCCTCGGCGTCGGCTCGTGGGGCGGAGGGCAACGACGACAGCGCTCAGGTAGTTGGCGGCGGCGAAGTGGATGGCCAAAACCAGACATGA
- the LOC117855553 gene encoding EID1-like F-box protein 3 yields MSEGARNTRRFFGASSSGAGESGTGSAGYRDGGGGIVVSRSSDVNTGIQDENVLALVFRSINFDPKAVCTVACVSRRLRAVAERVLWRELCISRAPRMVASLTGVPVGGPPPPGRIVGGWPALAKLLLFCCGAASASVPGHSTGVSRFSKTSGRSFLARRCRGDLLYVSDPCEHAAPGADDDVGAYRGVFRGFMRSRTRACLVGRQAALEARVRCPYCGARVWSMVAAGMVPRIAWRRLGAYEGRLEYYVCVSGHLHGNCWLARLTSSDGEHGGGDSEDDDDDASTESGSDDGRAAS; encoded by the coding sequence ATGAGCGAGGGCGCGCGGAACACGCGCCGGTTCTTCGGCGCGTCGagcagcggcgcgggcgagAGCGGCACCGGCAGCGCGGGCtaccgggacggcggcggcggcattgtgGTGTCGCGGAGCAGCGACGTGAACACGGGGATCCAGGACGAGAACGTCCTGGCGCTGGTGTTCCGGTCCATCAACTTCGACCCCAAGGCGGTCTGCACCGTGGCCTGCGTCAGCCGGCGCCTGCGCGCCGTCGCGGAGCGCGTGCTGTGGCGGGAGCTCTGCATCTCCCGCGCCCCGCGGATGGTGGCCTCGCTGACAGGGGTCCCGGTGGGCGGCCCGCCGCCCCCCGGGCGCATTGTGGGCGGGTGGCCGGCGCTGGCGAAGCTGCTCCTCTTCTGCTgcggcgcggcgtcggcgtccgtcCCGGGCCACTCCACGGGGGTGTCCCGGTTCTCCAAGACCTCCGGGCGGAGCTTCCTGGCGCGGCGGTGCCGGGGCGACCTCCTCTACGTGTCGGACCCCTGCGAGCACGCCGCGCCGGGCGCGGACGACGACGTGGGCGCCTACCGCGGCGTGTTCCGCGGGTTCATGCGCTCCCGGACCCGGGCGTGCCTGGTGGGGCGCCAGGCCGCGCTGGAGGCGCGCGTGCGCTGCCCCTACTGCGGCGCGCGCGTCTGGAGCATGGTGGCGGCCGGGATGGTGCCGCGCATCGCGTGGCGGAGGCTCGGCGCCTACGAGGGCCGCCTCGAGTACTACGTCTGCGTCAGCGGGCACCTCCACGGCAACTGCTGGCTCGCGCGACTCACATCCAGcgacggcgagcacggcggcggcgactcggaggatgacgacgacgacgcgtccACGGAAAGCGGCAGCGACGATGGCCGTGCCGCGTCGTAG
- the LOC117858115 gene encoding probable sugar phosphate/phosphate translocator At2g25520 yields MGKEGAGSGGGGDGGMSESVIRKVLVSYMYVAVWIFLSFSVIVYNKYILDPKMYNWPFPISLTMVHMAFCSSLAVALVRVLRVVDLPSSPAMTPQLYVASVLPIGALYSLSLWFSNSAYIYLSVSFIQMLKALMPVAVYSIGVLFKKENFKSSAMLNMLSISFGVAIAAYGEARFDVRGVALQLAAVAFEATRLVLIQILLTSKGISLNPITSLYYVAPCCLAFLVVPWVFVELPRLRAVGTFQPDLFVFGTNSLCAFALNLAVFLLVGKTSALTMNVAGVVKDWLLIAFSWSVIRDTVTPINLFGYGIAFLGVGYYNHVKLQALKAKEAQKKAAQADEEAGSLLQERDSHGDRKTDNQA; encoded by the coding sequence ATGGGGAAGGagggcgccggcagcggcggcggaggcgacggcggcatgTCGGAGTCGGTGATCCGCAAGGTGCTCGTCTCGTACATGTACGTGGCGGTGTGgatcttcctctccttctccgtcATCGTCTACAATAAGTACATCCTCGACCCCAAGATGTACAACTGGCCCTTCCCCATCTCCCTCACCATGGTCCACATGGCCTTCTGCTCCTCCCTCGCCGTCGCGCTCGTCCGCGTCCTCCGTGTCGTCGACCTGCCCTCGTCTCCCGCCATGACGCCGCAGCTCTACGTCGCCTCCGTGCTCCCCATCGGCGCGCTCTACTCGCTCTCGCTCTGGTTCTCCAACTCCGCCTACATCTACCTCTCCGTCTCCTTCATCCAGATGCTCAAGGCGCTCATGCCCGTCGCCGTCTACTCCATCGGGGTCCTCTTCAAGAAGGAGAACTTCAAGTCCTCCGCCATGCTCAACATGCTCTCCATCTCCTTCggcgtcgccatcgccgcctaCGGCGAGGCCCGCTTCGACGTCCGCGGCGTCGCGCtgcagctcgccgccgtcgccttcgAGGCCACGCGCCTCGTCCTCATCCAGATCCTCCTCACATCCAAGGGCATCTCCCTCAACCCCATCACCTCGCTCTACTACGTCGCGCCATGCTGCCTCGCCTTCCTCGTCGTGCCCTGGGTCTTCGTCGAGCTGCCCAGGCTGCGCGCCGTCGGCACCTTCCAGCCGGATCTCTTCGTCTTCGGCACCAACTCGCTCTGCGCCTTCGCGCTCAACCTCGCCGTCTTCCTGCTCGTCGGCAAGACGTCCGCGCTCACCATGAacgtcgccggcgtcgtcaAGGACTGGCTGCTCATCGCCTTCTCGTGGTCCGTCATCCGCGACACCGTCACTCCCATCAACCTCTTCGGCTACGGCATCGCCTTCCTCGGCGTGGGCTACTACAACCACGTCAAGCTGCAGGCGCTCAAGGCCAAGGAGGCGCAGAAGAAGGCGGCGCAGGCCGACGAAGAGGCCGGCTCGCTGCTGCAGGAGCGCGACTCGCACGGCGACCGCAAGACTGACAACCAGGCCTAG
- the LOC117856452 gene encoding 4-diphosphocytidyl-2-C-methyl-D-erythritol kinase, chloroplastic produces MACSAHLLSQSLYSSHRASPAAPRNLRSQARPPARASPAASPGSSAGGCRGASLRVAASFEQGRRQVEVSYDPQAKFNQIADQIDKDAGMTRLNLFSPCKINVFLRITGKRPDGFHDLASLFHVISLGDTIKFSLSPSRSRDRLSTNVPGVPVDESNLIIKALNLYRQKTGTDNFFWIHLDKKVPTGAGLGGGSSNAATALWAANQFAGCIASEKDLQEWSGEIGSDIPFFFSRGAAYCTGRGEIVEDIPNPLLENLPMVLIKPPEACSTAEVYKRFRLEQASKADPLTLLKEITQNGISQDVCVNDLEPPAFEVLPSLKRLKKRIIAASRDDYNAVFMSGSGSTIVGIGSPDPPAFVYDDDDYKDVFVSEACFLTRDENEWYREPISSKAAFSKDDLPASVID; encoded by the exons ATGGCTTGCTCCGCGCACCTCCTGTCCCAGAGCCTCTACTCGTCCCACCGCGCCAGCCCGGCCGCGCCCAGGAACCTCCGCTCCCaggcccggccgccggcgcgggcgtctCCCGCGGCGAGCCCCGGCTCGAGCGCCGGGGGCTGCCGGGGTGCCAGCCTGAGGGTCGCCGCGTCGTTCGAGCAAGGGAGGAGGCAAGTGGAG GTCTCTTATGACCCACAAGCAAAGTTTAACCAGATAGCGGACCAAATTGACAAGGATGCAGGGATGACACGTCTCAACCTATTCTCACCTTGCAAA ATTAATGTGTTCTTGAGGATAACGGGGAAGAGACCAGATGGGTTTCATGACCTGGCTTCTCTGTTTCAT GTCATAAGTTTGGGTGATACAATCAAATTCTCATTGTCACCAAGTAGGAGCAGAGATCGCCTGTCAACCAATGTCCCAGGTGTACCAGTTGATGAAAGCAATTTG ATCATCAAGGCGCTCAACCTTTACCGGCAGAAAACTGGGACTGATAACTTTTTTTGG ATACATCTTGATAAGAAGGTCCCAACTGGTGCTGGTCTTGGTGGTGGAAGCAGTAATGCTGCAACTGCACTATGGGCTGCTAACCAGTTTGCTGGCTGCATAGCTTCAGAAAAGGATCTTCAAGAGTGGTCTGGTGAGATTGGATCAGAtatcccctttttcttttcacgaggaGCAGCATATTGTACCGGTAGAGGAGAG ATTGTCGAAGATATCCCAAATCCCTTGCTGGAGAATTTACCAATGGTTCTTATAAAGCCACCTGAAGCATGCTCAACTGCTGAAGTTTACAAG AGATTCAGGTTGGAACAAGCTAGCAAAGCTGATCCTTTGACCTTGCTCAAAGAAATAACTCAAAACGGGATATCACAAGATGTCTGTGTTAATGACCTAG AGCCTCCAGCTTTTGAGGTGCTACCATCACTTAAGAGGTTGAAGAAACGAATTATTGCAGCTAGCAGGGATGATTACAATGCTGTTTTTATGTCAGGAAG TGGAAGCACAATTGTTGGAATTGGTTCTCCAGATCCACCTGCGTTCgtatatgatgatgatgactatAAGGATGTTTTCGTGTCAG AGGCTTGCTTCCTCACTCGCGATGAGAACGAGTGGTACAGGGAACCCATCTCGTCCAAAGCCGCGTTCAGCAAAGACGACTTACCAGCCTCAGTTATTGATTGA